The sequence below is a genomic window from Chloroflexia bacterium SDU3-3.
CCCACCAGCGTGCGGCCTTCTGGTACGATGGTGCCTGCGTGCTGAAGAAAGCCCAGGCCGCCGCGTGCTGCTGGAGCTGCCGCTCGTATGGCTCGGGCATGTCCAAGGCTGGCTTCTCGTGCGAGTATACTAGCGCGTGCGCCTCGCTGCGCCGCCCAAACGCGGCTCGGCCTGTGTCGTGCATCAGGCCCATAGCCTCTAGCTCTCACATGGTGTCACTTTTGGGA
It includes:
- a CDS encoding YdeI/OmpD-associated family protein; protein product: MGLMHDTGRAAFGRRSEAHALVYSHEKPALDMPEPYERQLQQHAAAWAFFSTQAPSYQKAARWWVVSAKAEATRARRLAQLIDDSARGQRLANLSRRPKATAPKEEAEPAEP